The genomic stretch ATGATTCCCCTAGAAGTAGAAGGTAAAGTTATAAGAGTAGTGAGAAAAGCAAAAGAAAGGCCGGCGATAAATGAGGGAATGGGAATAAAGTTTACCAACCTTTCAGTAACAGCGAAAAAAATAATCAGGGAATGGACAGAAGCTTCTTCTTCATTAAAAAATCATGATTTATCTCCTGTTGCAATTGAAAGAGAAGAGTCATGTTAATTAGCGCTCATATCTTTTTAACCCGGAAATAACAGTTGCCTGTTATTTCCGGCGGCAGCAGCAGAAAACCGGTGAGAAATGCAGGCTAATCACCGCAATAGTAACCATGAAGGTAAAGCCCCTCTGTTAAATATTCAGACACCAGGGGCGTTGCAAGCAGATACTCTGCCGTCCTTTTGTTCCAGCTGTCGCTTGCATCCTCAACGGCCCTTTCCCAATCTTCGAGGTCATAATCACCCCTCCCCAGCCACATGAGAGCCACCAGCTCGGCCTGCTGGTCCGGTTCGAGGTCTTTTATGGCCAGTCTGACCTCCCGGTAAGTCATATCGTCAACATGGTCCTCCAGTATCTGAAGGGCATTTTCATCGGCCGGGCTATCGGGCGTCTCGGGAATAACCACTTGTTCCTTGGCCTGAAACTCACGCGCTTTTTCGATAATCCGGCAAACAATATCGGGATTCAGGTTTATCATCTTTTGCTCCCTCCTTTATTAGCTTATGAATATTTTTTAAAGAAAACCATTGAATGAGTACCGGCAACAGTGCACATTCACTACCAAAAGAATAGCACAAAAAATATGAAAGTTAATTTCAGCAACAGGATTTAGATTTAGTAAAATTCAAGGGCTAGACACTAAAAGCGCTCAGGAAGTCGAAAGATTGAAAGTCTCCCTCATTTGTGAAATATCATTAACTTACTTTGCTTGTTTTTACTTCCTCCCCTATGATATTTTGTTTCATTATCAAAGCGCCTGAAGTTAATAAGGCAGCAATGAACAGAGATGCAATAATGGCTTACAAAAAACATTCTTTCCTCTTATTTTTTATTCTTCTCTTTCCCCCTTTCCAGGCCTTTTCCCAGCCACCCTTTAAAGACATGGAGATTAAAGAGCTAAGGTTTGGCGGCGCCGCTAAAGACATACCTGAAGCGGATCTCAGATATCTCCTTACCATCAGGGAGGGAGACCTTTATTCCTTTTCACAAATCAAAAAAAGCATCAAAAACCTCTATCTGAAAGGAACCTTTTCGCAGGTTTTTGCCGATGCAATCAGGAAAGATGACGGCCTCATTTTAACCTTTATGCTGACACTCAAACCGATGGCGGTATCGGTAAAGATAAAAGGGAATAAAGCCCTTGATGACAATGAACTGCTGCCTCATATTCCCCTTAAAAGAGGCGCTGATCTGACGGATGAAGTCATTAAAAAATCGGAAGACAAGATAAAAGAGATCTATCGAAATAACGGTTATTACAGGGCCCATATAAAAACGAAAATAAGCGGAAAGGAGAATGAAGCAAAGGTAATTTTCATGGTCAGGGAACACAGGGTCTGCTTACTGGAGAATGTAAATTTTAAAGGCGAGCTCATTTTCAGTAAAGAGCAACTCTATGCCCTCTTCAAATCGGAAATCTCGGAACCTTTGAAAGTTGCCTTTCTCGAAGAGGACCGAAAGCGCCTTTTTGATTTTTACAAAAGGGCAGGCTATCTCCATGTCCGGATTTCCGAACCTGCCATCATCTTTAATAATAATAAAAAAGGAAAAGCGACGATTACCTTTGACATTAATGGCGGCCCTTTAACCAGCTTCCGCATAAAAGACAATCGCTTTTTTTCGAAAGATGAAATCATAAAAATTATCAATCCCGATCTGGGTGACACCATTAATGAGGACCGCTTGAATAAATGGGAAGAGAAGATCCTCTTTGCCTACAGGGATAACGGTTTTACAGCGGCAAATGTTTCCGCTGAACTTACCCTGTCGGAAAAGGAAAAAAAGGTCAGCTTTATCATTGATGAAGGCCTGCGCTACCACATTGGCGCTATCACCATCAGGGGAAACAGGCTCATCGAAAAAAACCGCATAAGCGGCCTCATTAAACCGGCAACAGCCCTTTTGTCTCCGGCCTTCTCCATGAACAGGCTCGATAAACAAATTGAAGAACTAAAGGAACGCTACAGGAAGAGAGGCGTTCTAACTGTTCAGGTTAAAAAGAACCTTATCTTTAACAGAGATAAGGGAACAACTGATATAGAGCTGGTCATTAAGGAAGGGCCTCAAAGCATTATTAAAAAGATCAGTTTCGGCGGCAACCAGGTCATCAGGGAAGATCAGTTAAGAAGAAAAACGGCCTTCCGTGAAGGTGACACTATCAACATGGAAAAAATTGACAATGCTGCAAGGGAAATATCGAGGTTCTATTCGGAACAAGGCTATATTTACGCGGAGATTGAAAGAGACTTTGGTTTTTCTGAAGATAAAAGTGAGGCAAAGATTCATTTTCAGATTGATGAAGGCCCCCTGGCGAGGATGGGGAAAATTATTATCAGGGGAAACAGGCAGACAAAGAGCCGAATTATCATGAGAGAGTTATCCCTTTCGGAAGGTCATATCTACGATCCTGAAAAAGTCGGACAAGACAGGCTAAATGTCTATAAAACAGGGCTCTTTAAACGGGTAAGATATGAAGAAAGGAAAAGTTTTTTTAAAGATAAAACGAAGGATATGCTTCTTACCGTCGATGAGAGAAAAGCAGGAGCCATTGAAATAGGGATGGGTTATGCCACCGATGTGGGACTGAGGGCCTTTGCCGGAATATCCTATCTCAATATAGGCGGTACGGGAAGAAGTGCAAGGCTAAGAGGAAGTATAAGCCGAATAAGAAACAATATCATTCTCGGCTATAAGGAACCCTGGCTTGCCGGATTCTCCCTCGACGGCCGCCTGGACCTGGTGCGCCAGCACCAGGAAAAAGAGAGTTATGACATCGAAAAGGACGGAATAGTGCTCGGTATCGATAAGCGCCTGTCCCGTGAAATCAAATTTTCCCTGCAATACAAGATTGAAAAGAGCAAGTACTCCAACGTAGAAGCGGGCACGGCCCAGGAGGAAGGGAGAAGCACCATTGGAACTATCGGCCCTATAATTGTCAGGGATTCAAGGGATGATCCTTTTAATCCGGAAAAGGGTTCCGTCAACCTTCTTCAGTTCGAAATGGCCGGCAAAGCCCTCGCTTCCGATGATGAATTCCACAAGACAACGGCCCGGTCAAGCTGGTATCGACGGCTTACGGACCCTTTCATTGCCGCGCTCTCCCTAAGGGCAGGCTACATCGATCTTTTGGGTGATACGCTGAATGTGCCTGCCGACAAGCGTTTTTACCTCGGTGGAAGAACAACGGTAAGAGGTTATAAGGAGGACTCCATAGGGCCTGAAAATGCCTTCGGTTCTCCCATTGGTGGTGAAGCAATGATAAACATCAACATGGAAGCAAGGATCAGGCTCATCAATGACTTGGGGGGCCTTCTTTTTTGGGATGCGGGAAATGTATGGCAAACATCGGATAAAAGGAAGCTCTCTCATATGAGAAAATCTTATGGCGGTGGAATCAGATATTTAACACCTATCGGGCCCTTAAGTCTCGAATATGGCCACAAGATAGACAGGCCAAGCGGGGAGAGTAAGGGAGAGTGGTATTTTACAATCGGCAATATTTTTTAGAATATTTTTGTAGAGACGACTCGGTGAGTCGTCTCAAGAGACGTTCCACCGGAACGTCTCTACAGTTCCACCGGAACGTCTCTACAAATGAATCATTATAATATTTGAAAATAACTGTTTATATAAAGATTGAACATTGGAAAATACAGACATAGCAAATCTCTTCTCAACCATAGCAGACCTGCTTGAAATCAGCGGAGACAATCCTTTCAGGATCCGTTCCTACCGAAATGGGGCCCGTACCATCGAGGGACTTCCCTATAGCCTTATTAGCGTTGTCGAAAGGGATGAAGCAGGGCTTGAAGAGATACCCGGTATCGGCAAGGGACTTCATGAAAAGATTGTTGAAATC from Deltaproteobacteria bacterium encodes the following:
- a CDS encoding DUF3775 domain-containing protein is translated as MINLNPDIVCRIIEKAREFQAKEQVVIPETPDSPADENALQILEDHVDDMTYREVRLAIKDLEPDQQAELVALMWLGRGDYDLEDWERAVEDASDSWNKRTAEYLLATPLVSEYLTEGLYLHGYYCGD
- the bamA gene encoding outer membrane protein assembly factor BamA, producing the protein MNRDAIMAYKKHSFLLFFILLFPPFQAFSQPPFKDMEIKELRFGGAAKDIPEADLRYLLTIREGDLYSFSQIKKSIKNLYLKGTFSQVFADAIRKDDGLILTFMLTLKPMAVSVKIKGNKALDDNELLPHIPLKRGADLTDEVIKKSEDKIKEIYRNNGYYRAHIKTKISGKENEAKVIFMVREHRVCLLENVNFKGELIFSKEQLYALFKSEISEPLKVAFLEEDRKRLFDFYKRAGYLHVRISEPAIIFNNNKKGKATITFDINGGPLTSFRIKDNRFFSKDEIIKIINPDLGDTINEDRLNKWEEKILFAYRDNGFTAANVSAELTLSEKEKKVSFIIDEGLRYHIGAITIRGNRLIEKNRISGLIKPATALLSPAFSMNRLDKQIEELKERYRKRGVLTVQVKKNLIFNRDKGTTDIELVIKEGPQSIIKKISFGGNQVIREDQLRRKTAFREGDTINMEKIDNAAREISRFYSEQGYIYAEIERDFGFSEDKSEAKIHFQIDEGPLARMGKIIIRGNRQTKSRIIMRELSLSEGHIYDPEKVGQDRLNVYKTGLFKRVRYEERKSFFKDKTKDMLLTVDERKAGAIEIGMGYATDVGLRAFAGISYLNIGGTGRSARLRGSISRIRNNIILGYKEPWLAGFSLDGRLDLVRQHQEKESYDIEKDGIVLGIDKRLSREIKFSLQYKIEKSKYSNVEAGTAQEEGRSTIGTIGPIIVRDSRDDPFNPEKGSVNLLQFEMAGKALASDDEFHKTTARSSWYRRLTDPFIAALSLRAGYIDLLGDTLNVPADKRFYLGGRTTVRGYKEDSIGPENAFGSPIGGEAMININMEARIRLINDLGGLLFWDAGNVWQTSDKRKLSHMRKSYGGGIRYLTPIGPLSLEYGHKIDRPSGESKGEWYFTIGNIF